One window of Bacillus alkalicellulosilyticus genomic DNA carries:
- a CDS encoding YuiB family protein, whose protein sequence is MSLPQLIISIMLFLILFFGIGFLLNMILRGTWVMAIIYPLVVIFIIDDVRLFEYFISPIVSFQSLGQNFIGLHLVDIIILTSGLIGAILSGIVIKLLRKQGYQMF, encoded by the coding sequence ATGAGTTTACCACAGTTAATCATTTCAATTATGCTTTTCTTAATCTTATTTTTCGGAATAGGTTTTCTATTAAATATGATTCTACGAGGAACGTGGGTAATGGCAATTATTTATCCTCTCGTTGTTATTTTTATTATTGATGATGTCCGATTATTTGAATATTTTATTTCTCCTATCGTATCCTTCCAGTCATTGGGTCAAAATTTTATCGGGTTACACCTTGTTGATATTATCATTCTTACTAGTGGATTAATCGGTGCAATTTTATCGGGGATTGTTATTAAATTGCTTAGAAAACAAGGCTATCAAATGTTCTAG
- a CDS encoding NAD(P)/FAD-dependent oxidoreductase, with protein sequence MNKPRIVILGAGYAGLITAVKLKKELGYNEAEITLVNKHQYHYQTTWLHEPAAGTMDPERTRVDIKSVLDTNRVQFVKDIVIEIKKDEKKVILEKSELEYDYLVVALGSEPETFGVPGVFEHAFSKWTVNGARQVKDHIDYMFSKYNNEDQKRDELLTFVVAGAGFTGIEFIGELSERVPNLCKKYDVPQEKVKMYVIEAAPTALPGFDPELVEYAMNLLESRGVEFKINCPIKEVIEGGVILADGDEIKSETVVWATGVRGSSIIEKSGFEAMRGRVKVQSDLRAPEHDDVFIIGDCALIINEEINRPYPPTAQIALQQGEVCARNIKALIKGGELESFKPDIKGTVASLGGGEAIGLVYGKKIYGNSASFMKKMIDNRSLYILGGPGLVMKKGKSPF encoded by the coding sequence TACTGCTGTAAAATTGAAAAAAGAATTAGGGTATAATGAGGCTGAAATTACATTAGTAAATAAGCATCAATACCATTATCAAACAACATGGTTGCATGAGCCAGCTGCTGGAACAATGGATCCTGAGCGCACACGTGTCGATATTAAAAGTGTTTTAGACACTAATCGTGTCCAATTTGTGAAAGATATCGTTATTGAAATAAAGAAAGATGAAAAGAAAGTAATTCTCGAAAAAAGTGAGCTTGAGTATGATTATTTAGTCGTAGCTTTAGGTTCTGAGCCAGAAACATTTGGCGTACCAGGTGTATTTGAGCATGCATTTAGCAAATGGACGGTGAATGGTGCACGTCAAGTGAAGGACCACATCGATTACATGTTCTCAAAATACAATAACGAAGACCAAAAAAGAGATGAATTGCTTACCTTTGTCGTAGCAGGTGCAGGCTTTACAGGAATTGAGTTTATTGGTGAGTTAAGTGAACGTGTCCCTAACTTATGCAAGAAATATGATGTTCCTCAAGAGAAAGTAAAAATGTACGTCATTGAAGCTGCTCCAACAGCGCTTCCAGGATTTGACCCTGAGCTTGTGGAATATGCAATGAACCTTCTTGAAAGCCGTGGCGTTGAATTTAAAATTAATTGCCCGATTAAAGAAGTTATTGAAGGTGGCGTTATCTTAGCAGATGGAGATGAAATTAAATCAGAAACCGTTGTTTGGGCTACTGGAGTTCGTGGAAGTTCAATAATTGAAAAATCAGGTTTTGAAGCAATGCGTGGTCGTGTGAAAGTACAATCAGACCTTCGTGCTCCTGAACATGATGATGTTTTCATTATTGGTGACTGTGCTTTAATCATAAATGAAGAAATTAATCGTCCATATCCTCCAACAGCGCAAATTGCACTTCAACAAGGAGAGGTCTGTGCGCGCAACATCAAAGCTTTAATTAAAGGTGGAGAGCTTGAAAGCTTTAAGCCTGATATTAAGGGAACAGTGGCCTCTCTTGGCGGTGGAGAAGCGATTGGATTAGTATATGGTAAGAAGATTTACGGTAACTCTGCTAGCTTTATGAAAAAGATGATTGATAATCGCTCATTATATATCTTAGGTGGACCTGGATTAGTGATGAAAAAAGGAAAGAGCCCATTTTAA